The following are from one region of the Escherichia sp. E4742 genome:
- the gspD gene encoding type II secretion system secretin GspD produces MFWRDITLSVWRKKTTGLKTKKRLLPLVLAAALCSSPVWAEEATFTANFKDTDLKSFIETVGANLNKTIIMGPGVQGKVSIRTMTPLNERQYYQLFLNLLEAQGYAVVPMENDVLKVVKSSAAKVEPLPLVGEGSDNYAGDEMVTKVVPVRNVSVRELAPILRQMIDSAGSGNVVNYDPSNVIMLTGRASVVERLTEVIQRVDHAGNRTEEVIPLDNASASEIARVLESLTKNSGENQPATLKSQIVADERTNSVIVSGDPATRDKMRRLIRRLDSEMERSGNSQVFYLKYSKAEDLVDVLKQVSGTLTAAKEEAEGTVGSGREVVSIAASKHSNALIVTAPQDIMQSLQSVIEQLDIRRAQVHVEALIVEVAEGSNINFGVQWASKDAGLMQFANGTQIPIGTLGAAISQAKPQKGSTVISENGATTINPDTNGDLSTLAQLLSGFSGTAVGVVKGDWMALVQAVKNDSSSNVLSTPSITTLDNQEAFFMVGQDVPVLTGSTVGSNNSNPFNTVERKKVGIMLKVTPQINEGNAVQMVIEQEVSKVEGQTSLDVVFGERKLKTTVLANDGELIVLGGLMDDQAGESVAKVPLLGDIPLIGNLFKSTADKKEKRNLMVFIRPTILRDGMAADGVSQRKYNYMRAEQIYRDEQGLSLMPHTAQPVLPAQNQALPPEVRAFLNAGRTR; encoded by the coding sequence GTGTTTTGGCGTGATATTACGTTGTCGGTCTGGCGTAAGAAGACAACTGGCCTCAAAACAAAAAAGCGTTTACTGCCGCTGGTGCTGGCAGCGGCATTATGTAGTTCACCGGTCTGGGCGGAAGAAGCCACTTTCACCGCCAATTTTAAAGATACCGACCTGAAGTCGTTCATAGAAACCGTCGGTGCTAACCTTAATAAAACCATCATTATGGGGCCGGGCGTACAGGGGAAAGTGAGTATTCGCACGATGACCCCGCTCAATGAACGCCAGTATTACCAGCTATTCCTTAACCTGCTGGAAGCGCAGGGGTATGCCGTCGTGCCGATGGAAAACGACGTGCTGAAGGTGGTGAAATCCAGCGCCGCAAAAGTTGAGCCGCTGCCGCTGGTTGGTGAAGGCAGCGACAATTATGCGGGCGATGAAATGGTCACCAAAGTGGTGCCGGTACGCAATGTGTCGGTACGCGAACTGGCGCCAATTCTGCGCCAGATGATCGACAGCGCGGGCTCAGGCAACGTTGTTAATTACGATCCCTCTAACGTAATTATGCTTACCGGACGTGCCTCGGTCGTGGAACGGCTGACAGAAGTGATCCAGCGCGTGGATCACGCAGGAAACCGCACCGAAGAGGTGATCCCGCTGGATAATGCCTCGGCTTCGGAAATCGCCCGCGTGCTGGAAAGCCTGACCAAAAACAGCGGCGAGAACCAGCCAGCAACGCTGAAATCACAAATTGTCGCTGATGAACGCACTAACAGCGTAATTGTCAGCGGTGACCCCGCCACGCGAGACAAAATGCGCCGCCTGATCCGTCGGCTGGACTCAGAAATGGAGCGCAGCGGCAACAGCCAGGTGTTCTATCTCAAATACAGCAAAGCCGAAGATCTGGTCGATGTTCTGAAACAGGTCAGCGGCACGCTCACGGCGGCTAAAGAAGAGGCGGAAGGCACGGTCGGTAGCGGGCGTGAGGTTGTCTCCATCGCCGCCAGCAAACACAGTAATGCCCTGATTGTTACCGCGCCGCAGGACATCATGCAGTCGCTGCAAAGCGTGATTGAACAACTGGATATCCGCCGTGCTCAGGTGCATGTCGAGGCGTTGATCGTGGAAGTTGCCGAAGGCAGCAATATCAACTTCGGCGTACAGTGGGCATCGAAAGATGCCGGATTAATGCAGTTTGCCAATGGTACGCAAATTCCTATCGGCACGCTGGGGGCAGCCATTTCTCAGGCGAAACCGCAGAAAGGCTCCACGGTGATCAGCGAAAACGGCGCTACCACCATTAACCCGGACACCAACGGCGATCTCTCCACGCTCGCCCAGCTACTTTCCGGCTTTAGCGGTACGGCGGTTGGCGTGGTGAAAGGCGACTGGATGGCGCTGGTACAGGCGGTTAAAAACGACTCCAGCTCGAACGTTCTCTCCACGCCGAGCATCACCACGCTGGACAACCAGGAAGCCTTCTTCATGGTGGGCCAGGACGTTCCGGTATTAACCGGATCTACCGTTGGCTCTAATAACAGCAATCCTTTCAACACGGTAGAGAGGAAAAAAGTCGGCATCATGCTGAAAGTCACGCCGCAGATTAACGAAGGTAACGCGGTACAGATGGTGATTGAGCAGGAAGTCTCCAAAGTGGAAGGACAGACCAGCCTCGACGTGGTGTTTGGCGAGCGCAAACTGAAAACCACCGTGCTGGCTAACGATGGTGAGCTGATCGTGCTTGGCGGTCTGATGGACGACCAGGCGGGAGAGAGCGTGGCGAAAGTGCCGCTGCTGGGCGATATCCCGTTGATTGGTAACCTGTTTAAATCCACGGCAGATAAAAAAGAAAAACGTAACCTGATGGTGTTTATCCGCCCGACCATTCTGCGTGACGGTATGGCGGCAGACGGCGTGTCGCAGCGCAAATATAACTATATGCGCGCCGAACAGATCTATCGCGATGAGCAAGGCTTAAGCCTGATGCCGCATACCGCGCAGCCGGTACTGCCAGCGCAAAACCAGGCCTTACCGCCGGAAGTACGCGCGTTCCTCAATGCCGGGAGAACGCGTTAA
- the gspC gene encoding type II secretion system protein GspC yields the protein MARVVFRDARIYLIQWLTKIRHTLSQRQSLNTDKEHLRKIVRAMFWLMLLIISAKMAYSLWRYISFSAEYTSASSSANKPTRADAKTLDKKDVQLISQQNWFGKYQPVAAPVKQPEPVPVAETRLNVVLRGIAFGARPGAVIEEGGKQQVYLQGERLGSHNAVIEEINRDHVMLRYQGKMERLSLAEEERSTVAVTNKKAVSDEAKQAVAEPAASAPVEIPAAVRQALAKDPQKIFNYIQLTPVRKEGIVGYAVKPGADRSLFDASGFKEGDIAIALNQQDFTDPRAMIALMRQLPSMDSIQLTVLRKGARYDISIALR from the coding sequence TTGGCGCGGGTTGTTTTTCGTGACGCACGAATTTATCTCATTCAGTGGCTGACTAAAATTCGTCACACTCTTAGCCAGAGACAATCTCTTAATACAGACAAAGAGCATCTGCGAAAAATTGTACGCGCGATGTTCTGGCTGATGCTGCTTATTATTTCTGCAAAAATGGCGTATTCACTCTGGCGCTATATCTCCTTTTCTGCGGAATACACATCGGCTTCTTCATCGGCGAATAAACCGACACGTGCGGATGCAAAAACGCTCGATAAAAAAGACGTGCAATTAATCAGCCAGCAAAACTGGTTTGGCAAATATCAGCCCGTTGCCGCGCCGGTAAAACAACCCGAACCTGTGCCTGTGGCAGAAACGCGTCTTAACGTGGTGCTGCGCGGGATCGCCTTTGGTGCCAGACCCGGCGCGGTTATTGAAGAAGGCGGCAAACAGCAGGTCTATTTGCAGGGTGAACGGCTTGGCTCTCACAACGCAGTGATTGAGGAAATCAATCGCGACCATGTGATGCTGCGCTATCAGGGAAAAATGGAGCGCCTCAGTCTGGCAGAAGAGGAGCGTTCCACCGTAGCCGTGACCAACAAAAAAGCCGTCAGTGACGAAGCAAAGCAAGCTGTTGCTGAGCCTGCTGCCAGTGCGCCAGTTGAGATCCCGGCAGCCGTGCGTCAGGCGCTGGCGAAAGATCCGCAGAAAATTTTTAACTATATCCAGCTTACGCCCGTGCGTAAGGAGGGGATTGTCGGTTATGCAGTGAAACCGGGGGCAGATCGTTCTCTGTTCGATGCCAGCGGTTTCAAGGAAGGCGATATCGCCATTGCGTTAAATCAGCAGGATTTTACTGATCCACGAGCAATGATTGCTCTGATGCGGCAGTTACCTTCAATGGATTCCATTCAACTTACGGTTTTACGCAAGGGTGCGCGCTACGACATTTCCATCGCGCTGCGCTAA
- the gspS2 gene encoding type II secretion system pilot lipoprotein GspS-beta, translating into MSIKKMPGRVLISLLLSVTGLLSGCASHNENASLLAKKQAQNISQNLPIKSAGYTLVLAQSSGTTVKMTIISEAGTQTTQTPDAFLTSYQRQMCADPTVKLMITEGINYSITINDTRTGNQYQRKLDRTTCGIVKA; encoded by the coding sequence ATGTCGATAAAAAAGATGCCAGGGAGGGTATTAATATCGCTATTGTTGAGCGTTACAGGATTATTAAGTGGCTGCGCCAGCCATAATGAAAACGCCAGTTTACTGGCGAAAAAACAGGCGCAAAATATCAGTCAAAACCTGCCAATTAAATCTGCGGGATATACCTTAGTGCTGGCGCAAAGTAGCGGCACGACGGTAAAAATGACCATTATCAGCGAAGCGGGTACACAAACCACGCAGACGCCTGACGCCTTTTTAACCAGCTATCAACGACAAATGTGCGCTGACCCGACGGTGAAATTAATGATCACTGAGGGAATTAATTACAGCATAACGATTAATGATACACGTACAGGTAACCAGTATCAGCGGAAACTGGATCGTACCACCTGTGGAATAGTCAAAGCATAA
- the gspG gene encoding type II secretion system major pseudopilin GspG, whose amino-acid sequence MNSLSRTQKPRAGFTLLEVMVVIVILGVLASLVVPNLLGNKEKADRQKAISDIVALENALDMYRLDNGRYPTTEQGLEALIQQPANMADSRNYRPGGYIKRLPKDPWGNDYQYLSPGEKGMFDVYTLGADGQENGEGAGADIGNWNLQEFQ is encoded by the coding sequence ATGAATTCGTTATCCCGCACACAAAAACCACGGGCAGGTTTTACCCTGCTGGAAGTGATGGTAGTGATTGTTATTCTTGGCGTTCTGGCAAGTCTGGTGGTGCCTAACCTGTTGGGCAACAAAGAGAAAGCGGATCGGCAAAAAGCCATCAGCGATATCGTGGCGCTGGAGAACGCGCTGGATATGTACCGACTGGATAACGGGCGTTATCCGACTACCGAGCAGGGGCTGGAGGCGCTGATCCAGCAACCTGCCAATATGGCGGATTCCCGCAACTACCGTCCTGGTGGATACATTAAACGACTGCCAAAAGATCCGTGGGGCAATGATTATCAGTATCTCAGCCCCGGTGAAAAAGGGATGTTTGATGTTTACACCTTAGGGGCGGATGGTCAGGAAAACGGGGAAGGCGCAGGCGCTGATATCGGTAACTGGAATTTGCAGGAGTTTCAGTAA
- the pppA gene encoding prepilin peptidase PppA has protein sequence MHFDVFQQYPAAMPILATVGGLIIGSFLNVVIWRYPIMLRQQMAEFHGETPSAQSKISLALPRSHCPHCQQTIRVRDNIPLLSWLMLKGRCRDCQAKISKRYPLVELLTALAFLLASLVWSESGWGLAVMILSAWLIAASVIDLDNQWLPDVFTQGVLWTGLIAAWAQQSPLTLQDAVTGVLVGFISFYSLRWIAGIVLRKEALGMGDVLLFAALGGWVGALSLPNVALIASCCGLIYAVITKKGSTTLPFGPCLSLGGIATLYLQALL, from the coding sequence ATGCATTTTGATGTTTTTCAGCAATACCCCGCGGCGATGCCCATACTGGCTACCGTCGGAGGATTGATTATCGGCAGTTTTTTGAATGTGGTGATTTGGCGTTACCCCATCATGCTGCGCCAACAAATGGCGGAGTTTCACGGTGAAACGCCGAGTGCGCAGTCAAAAATAAGCCTTGCGTTGCCGCGTTCGCACTGCCCACATTGTCAGCAGACCATCCGCGTTCGTGACAACATTCCGCTGCTCTCCTGGCTGATGCTCAAAGGGCGCTGCCGTGACTGTCAGGCGAAAATCAGCAAGCGTTATCCGCTGGTGGAGTTATTGACGGCACTCGCTTTTTTGCTGGCGAGTCTGGTCTGGTCGGAAAGTGGATGGGGGCTGGCGGTGATGATATTATCCGCCTGGCTGATTGCCGCGAGTGTCATCGACCTCGATAACCAATGGCTCCCCGATGTCTTTACTCAGGGCGTATTGTGGACGGGGCTGATTGCGGCATGGGCGCAGCAGAGTCCGCTCACGCTACAAGACGCAGTTACTGGCGTACTGGTAGGGTTTATCTCTTTTTACTCGCTGCGCTGGATAGCCGGAATAGTTCTGCGTAAAGAAGCATTAGGCATGGGCGATGTATTACTCTTCGCCGCTTTAGGTGGCTGGGTGGGGGCGTTGTCGCTGCCCAATGTTGCTTTAATCGCCTCATGCTGCGGCCTGATATATGCCGTTATTACAAAGAAAGGATCAACCACGCTGCCTTTTGGACCGTGTTTAAGTCTGGGCGGTATAGCAACACTTTATCTACAGGCATTGCTTTAA
- the gspE gene encoding type II secretion system ATPase GspE gives MVPVAQETTANTVRLPYSFSRRFSLVAWCEASLEILHVHPLSLSVLQELQRGLNAPFTLRQIDEAEFEQRLNAVWQRDSSEARQLMEDLGSAEDFFTLAEELPETEDLLESDDDAPIIKLINAMLAEAIKEGASDIHIETFEKSLVIRFRVDGTLHEMLRPGRKLASLLVSRIKVMARLDIAEKRVPQDGRIALLLGGRAIDVRVSTMPSAWGERVVLRLLDKNQARLTLERLGLSHELTAQLRQLLHKPHGIFLVTGPTGSGKSTTLYAGLQELNNHSRNILTVEDPIEYMIEGIGQTQVNTRVGMTFARGLRAILRQDPDVVMVGEIRDTETAEIAVQASLTGHLVLSTLHTNTAVGAITRLQDMGVEPFLLSSSLTGVMAQRLVRTLCTDCRQSAPATDEEKRLLGITDARTVTLYHPQGCPACNHKGFRGRTAIHELIVVDATLRDLIHRQAGELELERYVRQHSTGIRSNGIEKVLAGETSLDEVLRVTMEA, from the coding sequence ATGGTGCCTGTAGCACAGGAAACCACCGCTAACACCGTGCGTCTGCCCTACAGTTTCAGCCGTCGGTTTAGCCTGGTGGCATGGTGCGAAGCGTCGCTGGAGATCCTCCACGTCCACCCGTTGTCGCTCTCTGTCTTGCAGGAGTTGCAGCGGGGGCTGAACGCGCCCTTTACGCTGCGGCAAATCGACGAGGCCGAATTTGAACAGCGACTGAATGCGGTCTGGCAGCGGGACTCTTCCGAGGCTCGCCAGTTGATGGAAGATCTCGGTTCTGCCGAGGACTTTTTTACCCTCGCAGAAGAACTGCCGGAAACGGAAGATTTGCTGGAAAGTGACGACGATGCGCCAATCATCAAACTGATCAACGCCATGCTGGCAGAGGCGATTAAAGAAGGCGCTTCGGATATCCACATCGAGACGTTTGAAAAGAGTCTGGTGATCCGTTTTCGCGTTGACGGCACATTGCATGAAATGCTGCGCCCGGGGCGCAAACTGGCTTCGCTGCTGGTATCGCGTATCAAGGTAATGGCGCGGTTGGATATCGCCGAAAAGCGCGTGCCGCAGGATGGCCGTATTGCGCTGCTGCTGGGCGGTCGGGCGATTGACGTGCGTGTCTCCACCATGCCATCCGCCTGGGGCGAGCGCGTGGTGCTGCGACTGCTGGACAAAAACCAGGCCCGTCTGACGCTGGAACGTCTGGGGTTAAGTCACGAACTGACCGCGCAGTTGCGCCAGTTATTGCACAAACCGCACGGCATTTTTCTGGTGACGGGGCCGACGGGTTCTGGCAAAAGCACCACGCTGTACGCCGGATTGCAGGAGCTGAACAACCACTCGCGCAACATTCTCACGGTTGAAGACCCTATCGAATACATGATTGAAGGGATCGGTCAGACGCAGGTCAACACCCGCGTCGGGATGACCTTCGCCCGTGGCCTGCGTGCGATTTTGCGTCAGGACCCGGATGTGGTGATGGTCGGTGAAATCCGCGATACCGAAACCGCAGAAATCGCCGTCCAGGCGTCATTGACCGGACACCTGGTACTTTCCACCCTGCATACCAACACGGCGGTGGGGGCGATCACGCGTTTGCAGGATATGGGCGTAGAGCCTTTCCTGCTCTCTTCCAGCCTGACGGGCGTGATGGCGCAGCGACTGGTTCGCACGCTGTGTACCGACTGCCGCCAGTCCGCGCCTGCCACTGACGAAGAAAAACGCCTGCTGGGGATTACCGATGCGCGTACCGTCACGCTGTACCATCCGCAGGGCTGCCCCGCCTGTAATCACAAAGGTTTTCGCGGACGTACTGCCATCCATGAGCTGATCGTGGTGGACGCCACGCTGCGTGATTTGATCCACCGTCAGGCCGGGGAACTGGAGCTGGAACGTTATGTCCGGCAACACTCTACGGGTATCCGCAGCAACGGCATTGAGAAAGTGCTCGCCGGAGAAACCTCTCTCGATGAAGTTCTGCGGGTAACCATGGAGGCGTAA
- the gspF gene encoding type II secretion system inner membrane protein GspF yields MALFYYQALERNGRKTKGMIEADSARHARQLLRGKDLIPVHIEARMNASAGGMLQRRRHAHRRVAAADLALFTRQLATLVQAAMPLETCLQAVSEQSEKLHVKSLGMALRSRIQEGYTLSDSLREHPRVFDSLFCSMVAAGEKSGHLDVVLNRLADYTEQRQRLKSRLLQAMLYPLVLLVVATGVVTILLTAVVPKIIEQFDHLGHALPASTRALIAMSDALQASGVYWLAGLLGLLVLGQRLLKNPAMRLRWDKTLLRLPVTGRVARGLNTARFSRTLSILTASSVPLLEGIQTAAAVSANRYVEQQLLLAADRVREGSSLRAALAELRLFPPMMLYMIASGEQSGELETMLEQAAVNQEREFDTQVGLALGLFEPALVVMMAGVVLFIVIAILEPMLQLNNMVGM; encoded by the coding sequence ATGGCACTGTTTTACTATCAGGCGCTGGAGCGTAATGGTCGCAAAACCAAAGGCATGATTGAGGCGGATTCCGCGCGTCATGCCCGCCAGTTGTTGCGCGGTAAAGACCTCATTCCCGTGCACATTGAAGCCCGGATGAATGCATCGGCAGGGGGAATGTTGCAGCGTCGGCGGCACGCACATCGTCGCGTGGCGGCGGCAGATCTGGCGCTGTTCACTCGTCAACTGGCAACGCTGGTACAGGCAGCAATGCCGCTGGAAACCTGCTTACAGGCGGTCAGTGAGCAAAGCGAAAAACTGCATGTAAAAAGCCTCGGAATGGCGCTGCGCAGCCGGATTCAGGAAGGTTATACCCTGTCGGACAGCCTGCGCGAACATCCCCGCGTCTTTGATTCCCTGTTTTGTTCGATGGTGGCTGCCGGAGAAAAATCCGGGCATCTCGACGTGGTGCTCAATCGCCTTGCGGATTACACCGAACAGCGCCAGCGCCTGAAATCACGACTGTTGCAGGCCATGCTCTATCCGCTGGTATTGCTGGTGGTGGCAACGGGCGTGGTCACTATTTTGCTGACGGCGGTAGTGCCGAAAATCATCGAACAGTTTGATCATCTCGGACACGCGCTGCCCGCTTCCACCCGCGCGCTTATTGCCATGAGCGACGCGTTACAGGCCAGTGGTGTTTACTGGCTGGCGGGATTGCTGGGACTTCTGGTGCTGGGGCAACGGCTACTCAAAAATCCTGCTATGCGCCTGCGCTGGGATAAAACTTTGCTGCGCCTGCCCGTGACGGGGCGTGTTGCGCGCGGACTGAATACGGCGCGTTTTTCCCGCACTTTAAGCATCCTCACTGCCAGCAGTGTTCCGCTGCTGGAAGGTATTCAGACCGCTGCCGCCGTGTCGGCAAATCGCTATGTCGAGCAACAACTGCTGCTGGCGGCAGATCGCGTCCGCGAAGGGAGCAGTCTGCGCGCCGCGCTGGCGGAGTTGCGCCTGTTCCCGCCGATGATGTTGTACATGATCGCCTCCGGCGAACAGAGCGGCGAGCTGGAAACCATGCTTGAACAGGCCGCAGTCAACCAGGAACGGGAGTTTGATACCCAGGTTGGGCTGGCATTAGGGCTGTTTGAGCCTGCGCTGGTGGTGATGATGGCGGGCGTGGTGCTGTTTATCGTCATCGCCATCCTCGAACCAATGCTGCAACTGAACAATATGGTTGGAATGTAA